A stretch of Imperialibacter roseus DNA encodes these proteins:
- a CDS encoding DUF4838 domain-containing protein yields MVLRIFTCLIAVFLIGGRFSPLLAQKKSKQKKEDNSPERIILADKGQTLYRIVVPSAATADEQKAANVLQDYLLQISGAALPIIEADRSRSRYEIVLGQNERLGELGLPINLNELKEDGFLIKTDSLRLIIAGGNEKGTLYGVYSFLEKYLGCRMYSPKVKVVPRQATIMLDKIDDLQVPVIGFRDTHYRVTWDEEYTDWHKLDHDAKGGRPDWGMWVHTFNELVPPDVYYDEHPEYFAMVNGKRLPTQLCLTNHDVLDITIQNLRRKIAENPEAKYWSVSQNDNRNFCTCDNCKAIDDREDSPSGSIIQFVNQVADQFPDKMISTLAYEYGRAAPKTLIPRDNVNIMLCSIEAYRDKPIEADTTSADFVKDVQDWGKIAKDIIVWDYVIQFNHLISPFPNLHTLKPNIQFFAKNGVNALFEQGNREVGGEFAALRAYLLSKLMWNPEEDVARLMSDFLNGYYGAAAKPIQQYIDEMTQAQAASSQPLRIFGSPNEASTSYLSPELMKRYEELFNAAELAVADSVQLLERVRIARLPLEYAWMEQAKKKYAGEGGVFQKFGDRWEASTTFRSKVDDFTDLCIREGVTQVKEWSTSPDEYRTANYRLLAQGMNEHLAYGKKVTFISPGNNAVTAEHAKMLTDGVRGSQDYTYNWFSFSGQDLEVVIDLEELQPVRRIESAYFQYGFWLRLFPRKVEYSLSADGENYTVVSAVNNTLPIDQYGGQQRDFIGEFTPQNARYVKVKAYSIGNTPGWHPGAGRPANMLIDEIVVE; encoded by the coding sequence ATGGTACTAAGAATATTTACCTGCCTCATAGCTGTTTTCTTAATTGGAGGCCGCTTCAGTCCACTTTTGGCCCAAAAAAAGAGCAAACAAAAGAAGGAGGACAACTCGCCAGAGAGAATAATCCTTGCGGATAAAGGACAAACCCTCTACCGGATTGTCGTTCCGTCGGCAGCCACGGCCGATGAGCAAAAAGCTGCCAACGTATTGCAGGACTACCTGCTTCAAATTTCGGGAGCTGCGCTGCCGATTATCGAAGCTGACAGGAGCCGTAGCCGCTACGAAATAGTGCTTGGGCAAAACGAAAGGCTGGGCGAGTTGGGACTCCCCATCAACCTCAATGAGCTGAAAGAAGACGGCTTCCTGATCAAGACTGATAGTTTGCGGTTGATTATCGCAGGGGGTAATGAAAAAGGGACACTTTATGGTGTTTATAGCTTTCTGGAGAAGTATCTGGGATGCCGGATGTATTCACCGAAGGTAAAGGTGGTACCCAGGCAGGCAACAATTATGTTGGACAAAATTGACGACCTGCAGGTGCCGGTGATTGGTTTCAGAGATACTCACTACAGAGTTACCTGGGACGAGGAATACACCGACTGGCACAAGCTTGATCACGATGCAAAGGGTGGCAGGCCTGACTGGGGCATGTGGGTGCATACCTTCAATGAGCTGGTGCCGCCAGATGTATACTACGATGAACATCCTGAGTACTTCGCCATGGTGAATGGCAAGCGGCTGCCTACGCAGCTATGCCTTACGAACCACGACGTACTGGACATTACTATCCAGAACCTTCGTCGGAAAATAGCAGAAAACCCGGAAGCCAAATATTGGTCGGTCAGCCAAAATGATAACCGGAATTTCTGCACCTGCGACAATTGCAAGGCCATTGATGACCGGGAGGACTCACCTTCAGGTTCTATCATCCAGTTTGTGAACCAGGTGGCCGACCAGTTTCCGGATAAGATGATTTCTACCCTGGCCTACGAGTATGGCCGGGCCGCTCCCAAAACTTTGATTCCGAGAGACAACGTCAATATTATGCTTTGCAGCATTGAGGCTTACAGAGACAAGCCGATTGAAGCAGACACTACCAGTGCCGATTTTGTGAAGGACGTGCAGGACTGGGGCAAGATCGCCAAAGACATCATTGTGTGGGATTATGTCATCCAGTTCAATCACCTGATCAGCCCTTTCCCAAATCTTCACACCCTCAAGCCGAATATTCAGTTTTTTGCCAAAAACGGAGTAAATGCACTCTTCGAGCAGGGCAATCGGGAAGTGGGCGGCGAATTTGCAGCCTTGAGGGCCTACCTGCTATCGAAGCTGATGTGGAACCCCGAAGAAGATGTGGCGCGGCTGATGAGTGATTTTCTTAACGGCTACTATGGAGCAGCGGCGAAGCCCATACAGCAATACATCGATGAAATGACGCAAGCACAGGCTGCTTCCAGCCAGCCGCTGAGGATTTTTGGTTCGCCCAACGAAGCGTCAACAAGTTACCTGTCACCCGAACTGATGAAGCGGTACGAGGAATTGTTTAATGCTGCTGAGCTGGCCGTTGCCGATTCAGTCCAACTACTGGAGCGGGTGAGAATAGCCAGGCTTCCGCTTGAATACGCCTGGATGGAGCAAGCGAAAAAGAAATATGCAGGAGAAGGAGGGGTGTTTCAGAAATTTGGAGATCGTTGGGAGGCAAGTACTACGTTTCGCTCAAAAGTTGACGATTTTACTGACTTGTGTATTCGGGAAGGAGTGACACAGGTAAAAGAATGGAGTACCTCGCCCGACGAATACAGAACAGCCAACTATCGCCTGCTGGCGCAGGGCATGAATGAGCACCTGGCTTATGGTAAAAAGGTCACTTTCATCAGCCCGGGCAATAATGCGGTAACGGCTGAGCATGCCAAAATGCTGACCGACGGCGTCCGTGGCAGCCAGGACTATACCTACAACTGGTTCAGTTTTTCAGGACAAGATTTGGAAGTGGTAATCGACCTGGAGGAGCTCCAACCCGTGCGCCGGATTGAGTCGGCCTATTTTCAATATGGCTTCTGGTTGAGGCTTTTTCCGAGAAAGGTAGAGTATTCACTTTCTGCTGATGGAGAGAACTACACTGTTGTGAGTGCTGTGAATAATACCCTGCCCATTGATCAATACGGAGGGCAGCAGCGGGACTTCATTGGTGAGTTTACCCCACAAAACGCCAGGTATGTCAAAGTGAAGGCTTATTCAATAGGCAACACACCAGGATGGCACCCAGGAGCAGGAAGGCCAGCCAATATGCTGATTGATGAGATAGTGGTGGAATAG
- a CDS encoding FG-GAP repeat domain-containing protein: protein MIYFLSLIILMFTTPPKLPFEAQLIDDQVAIGYGIALGDVDGDGKPDILLADKKQFVWYRNGDWKKFVMIDNLTERDNVCIAAMDITGDGKVEVAVGAQWNPGETSNAAQSGSVHYLIAPEDRTQLWKAVKLPHEPTIHRMRWAKASNGKFHLIVVPLHGRNNKGGEGDGVKIIAYEYPKNVEGDWNSVVLDNNMHMTHNLDVAASGPKSGSLYFGGKEGVRVIQNFAGKSSSGAAKKITGMEYGAGEIRVGNSLLATIEPMHGNAVVAYLGNERTRVVLDDQLKEGHALAVADFLGTGNEQIVAGWRVPNAEGKVGIKLYQQVNGGKWESQWVDDNGMACEDLQVMDLNGDGKLDIVAAGRASNNLKIYWNK from the coding sequence ATGATTTACTTCCTCAGTCTCATCATCCTGATGTTTACCACACCTCCCAAGCTCCCATTCGAAGCACAGTTAATTGACGATCAGGTAGCGATTGGCTACGGCATCGCACTGGGCGACGTTGATGGCGACGGCAAGCCCGACATTCTCCTGGCCGACAAAAAGCAGTTCGTCTGGTACCGAAATGGCGACTGGAAGAAGTTTGTTATGATCGACAACCTGACCGAGCGGGACAACGTGTGCATTGCGGCAATGGACATCACCGGAGATGGCAAAGTAGAAGTAGCTGTAGGTGCTCAGTGGAATCCTGGCGAAACCAGCAACGCAGCACAATCGGGCTCCGTTCACTACCTGATAGCGCCCGAAGATCGAACTCAGCTGTGGAAGGCCGTAAAGCTTCCACACGAGCCTACCATTCACCGGATGCGCTGGGCAAAGGCATCAAACGGTAAATTTCACCTCATAGTGGTGCCCCTGCACGGCAGAAACAACAAAGGAGGCGAAGGAGACGGGGTGAAAATCATCGCCTACGAATACCCAAAGAACGTTGAAGGTGACTGGAATAGCGTGGTTTTAGATAACAACATGCACATGACCCACAACCTGGATGTGGCAGCTTCAGGGCCAAAGAGTGGTAGCTTGTATTTTGGTGGCAAGGAGGGTGTGAGGGTCATTCAGAATTTCGCAGGTAAGAGCTCCTCCGGGGCAGCCAAAAAGATAACAGGAATGGAGTACGGAGCCGGAGAAATACGGGTCGGCAATAGCCTCCTCGCCACAATTGAGCCAATGCATGGAAATGCGGTGGTGGCTTACCTGGGAAATGAAAGGACAAGGGTAGTGCTGGACGACCAATTGAAAGAAGGCCACGCCCTGGCGGTGGCCGATTTTCTTGGCACCGGCAATGAGCAAATCGTCGCCGGATGGCGAGTGCCCAATGCCGAGGGGAAGGTAGGTATCAAGCTCTATCAGCAAGTAAATGGAGGGAAATGGGAGTCGCAATGGGTTGACGACAATGGCATGGCTTGTGAAGATTTGCAGGTAATGGATTTGAACGGCGACGGCAAACTGGACATTGTAGCCGCCGGAAGGGCCAGCAACAACCTGAAAATTTACTGGAATAAATAG
- a CDS encoding DUF4097 family beta strand repeat-containing protein — protein MKSIALLLFFALVTVSSAISQDFDYSFKETYKVSTPAQLSISSSDGNIDVLPGNGSEIEVFFVVKQNGRMLDISRTQLEEELTLTIIKTGSSVDITVKYPNNSWNIDWRDRINVDFKVYAPKETTGDLRSSDGNVTIKGMTASQKLKTSDGNIVLAEITGDVSGVTSDGNIRGEKIKGSVYSRTSDGNIDFNNVIGDVESTTSDGNIRLTNINGTARAHTSDGDIEIYNAKGKTHTAQTSDGDIYFEDLAGGMEAIASDGSIKGNIIELRGSLRAKTSDGNIEISVPDNLGMNLYVKGESVDVPLVNFSGRSTKEVIDGKTNGGGVDVNLTTSDGRIRLVYR, from the coding sequence ATGAAATCAATTGCTCTACTACTTTTCTTCGCACTGGTAACGGTCTCTTCCGCTATCTCCCAGGACTTTGACTACTCTTTCAAAGAAACCTACAAAGTTTCAACACCTGCGCAACTCAGCATATCATCTTCCGACGGCAACATTGATGTGCTGCCCGGCAATGGCAGCGAGATCGAGGTGTTTTTTGTGGTCAAACAAAACGGCCGCATGCTTGATATCTCAAGAACTCAGCTGGAAGAAGAGTTGACACTCACCATCATCAAAACCGGCAGCAGTGTTGACATTACGGTGAAATACCCCAATAATTCCTGGAATATTGACTGGAGAGACCGCATCAATGTGGACTTTAAAGTGTATGCTCCCAAAGAAACCACCGGTGACCTGAGGTCGTCAGATGGTAATGTAACGATAAAAGGCATGACTGCCAGCCAGAAGCTAAAGACCAGTGATGGCAACATCGTGCTTGCAGAAATTACCGGAGACGTATCCGGCGTGACGTCGGATGGCAATATCAGAGGTGAGAAAATCAAAGGAAGTGTTTACAGCCGCACCAGCGATGGCAACATCGACTTCAACAATGTAATAGGAGATGTAGAGTCTACGACAAGTGATGGTAACATAAGGCTGACAAATATCAATGGAACCGCCAGGGCTCACACAAGCGACGGCGACATAGAAATTTACAACGCCAAAGGAAAAACACACACCGCCCAAACGTCGGACGGCGACATCTATTTCGAAGACCTGGCCGGGGGAATGGAAGCCATTGCATCGGACGGCAGCATCAAAGGCAATATCATTGAGCTAAGGGGCTCTTTAAGGGCTAAAACCTCCGACGGCAACATAGAGATTTCTGTGCCCGACAATCTGGGTATGAACCTCTATGTGAAAGGAGAATCCGTCGACGTGCCGCTGGTCAACTTCTCAGGACGGTCAACAAAAGAGGTCATCGATGGCAAGACCAACGGTGGCGGTGTAGATGTGAACCTAACCACGTCAGATGGGAGGATCAGACTGGTGTACAGGTAG
- a CDS encoding ABC transporter permease, translated as MNKTNTPPRLAGKLLLKLLRDDLAEEVLGDLEEKFYLTAERKSLSKARRNYWYQTLHYLRPFAIRKTQSTNSNITTMFKHNLLLSFRNFKKYKSSFFINLVGLSTGLACALLIYLWVNDELHVDKFHKNDGRLYQVMMNHQMTNELTTGPSTPDFLAENMLKEFPEIEMATGVTPSEWFGNFTLVQGSNFFKATGQFAEKDYFKMFSFPLIEGNAEQALDGIGSIAISKDLAEKIFKTAENVVGKTMEVQIINFKYPVAVTAVFENLPTNSTEHFDMVLNWKMWQNMSDLAGRQVNWGNHGPNTYLVLKEGTNIDEFNKKIAGYIKSKRETSTVTLFAAKYSDRYLHGSYENGVQAGGRIEYVRLFSIIAIFILLIACINFMNLSTAKASRRVKEVGVKKAIGADRKSLIFQYLNESILLTLFSLVVALLLVLLVLPQFNDITGKQLSLNFDLSLVAMILVITFATGLLSGSYPALYLSKFNAAFVLKGGRISTSVGQLWARKGLVVFQFAMSVILIVSVVVVYQQVNYVQSKNLGYSKENVIHFDKEGKVVENQDAFLAEIRNIPGVVNASTIQSIVVGSQNSTQGVVWEGKNPEDNIRFEVVTVNYEEIETLGIQMLEGRSFSREFGADEEGVIFNESAIKVMGMEAPLGKTVNFWGGDKRIIGIVKDFHFESLHQKVNPLVIRLEPGKTLKVMVKLEAGKEKETLERLEAFYGEFNPGYSFEYSFLDQDYQAQYVAEQRVSSLSKYFAGFAILISCLGLFGLASFTAERRLKEIGIRKILGSSVWSIVWLLTSDFTKMVGAAILIALPISYYLTSNWLQDFAYSIELTIWYFAGAGIAAMIIAWVTVGVQTLRAARVNPADCLRYE; from the coding sequence ATGAACAAAACAAACACTCCTCCACGTCTTGCCGGGAAGTTGCTTTTAAAGCTTCTCAGAGACGACCTCGCCGAGGAAGTGCTGGGCGATCTGGAGGAGAAATTCTATCTGACGGCCGAAAGGAAGTCACTATCAAAAGCCCGACGCAATTACTGGTACCAAACACTTCACTATCTAAGACCTTTTGCAATAAGAAAGACACAGTCAACAAACTCAAATATTACAACCATGTTCAAGCACAACTTATTACTTTCCTTCCGGAACTTTAAGAAGTACAAAAGCTCCTTCTTTATCAACCTGGTTGGTCTGTCAACCGGCCTGGCCTGTGCGCTGCTCATTTACCTTTGGGTGAACGACGAGCTTCATGTAGATAAATTCCACAAAAACGACGGCAGGCTCTATCAGGTCATGATGAACCATCAAATGACGAATGAGTTGACTACCGGGCCCAGCACGCCTGACTTCCTCGCTGAGAACATGCTCAAAGAATTTCCTGAGATTGAAATGGCCACCGGCGTAACGCCATCCGAGTGGTTTGGTAACTTCACGTTGGTGCAAGGCAGCAACTTTTTCAAAGCCACAGGTCAGTTTGCAGAAAAGGATTACTTCAAGATGTTTTCATTCCCGCTGATTGAAGGAAATGCCGAACAAGCATTAGATGGCATCGGCTCCATAGCCATCTCAAAAGATCTTGCGGAGAAAATTTTCAAAACGGCTGAAAATGTTGTTGGCAAAACAATGGAAGTTCAAATTATCAACTTCAAATATCCAGTGGCCGTAACGGCGGTTTTCGAAAATCTACCTACCAACTCCACTGAGCATTTTGATATGGTCCTCAACTGGAAAATGTGGCAAAACATGAGTGATTTAGCCGGCAGACAAGTCAACTGGGGAAACCATGGCCCCAACACTTATCTGGTACTTAAGGAAGGAACAAATATCGACGAGTTCAATAAAAAAATTGCAGGCTACATCAAATCGAAGCGTGAAACCTCCACCGTTACACTTTTTGCGGCCAAATACTCCGACAGGTACCTGCATGGCTCCTACGAAAACGGCGTTCAAGCCGGAGGAAGAATTGAATATGTCAGGCTTTTTTCCATTATCGCTATTTTCATCCTCCTGATAGCCTGCATCAACTTCATGAACCTGTCCACCGCTAAGGCCTCCCGGCGAGTGAAAGAAGTAGGCGTAAAAAAAGCCATCGGCGCCGATCGAAAGTCTCTGATTTTTCAATATCTGAACGAGTCCATTTTGCTCACTCTCTTCTCGCTCGTGGTAGCCCTATTGCTTGTGCTACTCGTTCTTCCTCAGTTCAATGACATCACCGGCAAGCAGCTATCGCTCAACTTCGATTTGAGCCTGGTTGCAATGATTCTGGTGATCACATTCGCTACGGGGCTATTGTCCGGCAGCTACCCAGCCCTCTATCTTTCAAAATTCAATGCAGCTTTCGTACTGAAAGGCGGCAGGATCAGCACATCGGTGGGGCAGCTGTGGGCAAGAAAAGGGCTGGTCGTTTTCCAGTTTGCCATGTCTGTGATTCTGATCGTATCGGTGGTGGTCGTTTACCAGCAGGTGAACTATGTGCAATCGAAAAATCTGGGATACAGCAAAGAAAACGTCATCCATTTTGACAAAGAAGGTAAAGTGGTGGAGAACCAGGACGCTTTTCTGGCTGAAATCAGGAATATCCCGGGTGTGGTGAATGCCTCCACAATTCAATCTATCGTTGTTGGTTCCCAAAATTCAACCCAGGGCGTTGTATGGGAAGGAAAAAACCCGGAAGATAATATCCGCTTTGAGGTGGTGACCGTCAACTATGAAGAAATAGAAACCCTCGGCATACAGATGCTGGAAGGACGGTCGTTTTCCAGAGAGTTTGGTGCAGATGAAGAAGGTGTAATTTTCAACGAATCGGCCATCAAAGTGATGGGCATGGAAGCCCCCCTAGGCAAAACAGTGAATTTTTGGGGTGGTGACAAGAGAATCATTGGTATAGTAAAAGACTTTCACTTTGAGTCTCTACATCAAAAGGTAAATCCACTGGTTATCAGGCTCGAGCCGGGCAAGACCCTGAAGGTGATGGTGAAGCTGGAAGCGGGCAAAGAGAAAGAAACGCTGGAAAGGCTCGAAGCTTTCTATGGGGAGTTCAACCCTGGCTATTCGTTCGAATACAGTTTTCTCGATCAGGACTACCAGGCACAGTACGTGGCCGAGCAGAGGGTCAGCAGCCTGTCGAAGTATTTTGCAGGGTTTGCGATCCTTATCTCCTGCCTTGGCTTGTTTGGTCTGGCATCCTTCACCGCAGAGCGTCGTCTCAAGGAGATCGGCATCCGAAAAATCCTTGGCTCTTCAGTCTGGAGCATTGTGTGGCTGCTCACGTCCGACTTCACCAAAATGGTGGGAGCTGCCATCCTGATAGCTTTGCCCATCAGCTATTACCTGACCAGCAACTGGCTACAGGACTTCGCCTATTCGATTGAATTAACGATATGGTATTTTGCCGGAGCAGGCATAGCTGCAATGATTATCGCCTGGGTGACAGTCGGGGTACAAACTTTAAGAGCGGCCAGGGTCAACCCGGCTGACTGCCTGCGGTATGAGTAA
- a CDS encoding ABC transporter permease, whose amino-acid sequence MNNNSKPTTPPRLAEKLLQRVVRDDLAEEVLGDLEEKFYVTVERKSTWRTKLNYWYQVVNYLRPFALRKSKRSTNSNNIDMYINYIKTAGRHLRKNKLHSFINTAGLSGGMAVAILIGLWIWDELSYNKYHENYDHVAQVIQNVSNNGEIQTWRTAPYPLAEELRSSYGSDFKEVILASGQWEMIIAAGDKKLTKTGLFVEPNLPEVLTLKMIAGSRNSLQDPASILLSQSLAKAYFGDNDPVGQQLQLDNRMNVFVTGVYEDLPGNSTFKNVSFFAPWQLYYDATEWIRTMNDPWRPNAFQVFVELPENANLSAISAKIKDAKLKKVNSELAKKQPALFLDPMSNWHLYSDFENGVNVGGRIKYVWLFGIIGGFVLLMACINFMNLSTARSEKRAREIGIRKAIGSHRSHLIAQFFTESVLVTCLSFLLSVIIVQLSLPFFNEVADKQIAILWNNPIFWMIGIGFTLFTGLIAGSYPALYLSSIQSVRALKGTYKAGRMATIPRKVLVVIQFSISFILIVGTLVVFKQIEFARNRPLGYDSNGLVAMPLLTNDIHDHFEAVKTELTNAGAIVEMAESESPLTSTWSTTSGFDWPGKDPALSVDFPTVGVSFDFGQTIGWEVTQGRDFSKEFGSDSSAVILNEAAVAFMGLPSPVGETVKWFGDPLKVVGVVKDVIASSPYEPVAPTVYYVNNDPGNYVIAKLNPTVSGSDAMATIEAVFTTFNPSQPFEYQFVDEAYARKFGNEQRIGKLATAFASLAIFISCLGIFGLASFVAEQRTKEIGVRKVLGASLFDLWKLLSRDFAALVVISSLVSIPMAYYLLTGWLDNYEYHTTLNWWVFVVTLAGTLIITLATVSYQTIRAAMVNPGRSLKSE is encoded by the coding sequence ATGAATAACAACAGCAAGCCAACGACCCCACCCCGCCTGGCTGAAAAGCTCCTCCAACGAGTGGTCAGAGACGACCTCGCCGAAGAAGTGCTGGGCGACCTGGAGGAAAAGTTCTATGTGACGGTGGAAAGGAAGTCGACGTGGCGGACGAAGCTGAATTACTGGTACCAGGTAGTGAATTACCTGAGACCATTTGCTTTAAGAAAATCGAAACGGTCAACAAACTCAAATAACATCGACATGTACATCAATTACATCAAAACTGCTGGACGCCACCTTCGGAAAAACAAACTCCATTCGTTTATCAATACGGCCGGGCTTTCGGGGGGCATGGCAGTCGCCATCCTCATTGGCCTGTGGATCTGGGACGAGTTGTCGTACAACAAGTACCACGAAAACTATGACCATGTGGCCCAGGTAATACAAAACGTATCCAACAACGGAGAAATCCAGACCTGGAGAACTGCTCCCTACCCACTGGCTGAGGAGCTCAGAAGTAGCTATGGCAGCGATTTTAAAGAGGTGATCCTCGCTTCCGGCCAATGGGAAATGATCATCGCAGCAGGTGACAAAAAGCTCACCAAAACCGGGTTGTTTGTAGAGCCGAACCTACCCGAGGTGCTGACACTAAAAATGATCGCCGGCAGCCGGAACAGCTTACAGGACCCCGCTTCCATCCTGCTTTCGCAATCACTGGCAAAAGCTTATTTTGGAGATAACGACCCGGTTGGACAGCAGCTTCAGCTCGACAACCGGATGAATGTGTTCGTCACAGGCGTTTACGAAGACCTGCCGGGCAACTCCACCTTCAAAAACGTTTCCTTCTTTGCGCCATGGCAGCTGTACTACGACGCCACCGAATGGATCAGAACAATGAATGATCCGTGGCGGCCCAACGCCTTTCAGGTGTTCGTGGAGTTGCCCGAAAATGCAAACCTAAGTGCTATTTCGGCCAAGATAAAAGATGCAAAGCTCAAAAAGGTAAATTCCGAATTGGCCAAAAAGCAACCGGCACTCTTTCTTGACCCCATGAGCAACTGGCACTTGTACTCTGACTTTGAAAACGGAGTGAACGTGGGCGGCAGGATCAAGTACGTATGGCTGTTTGGCATCATTGGAGGCTTCGTTCTGCTGATGGCCTGCATCAACTTCATGAACCTCAGCACCGCCAGATCCGAAAAAAGAGCAAGAGAGATTGGCATTCGCAAAGCAATTGGTTCCCACCGAAGCCACCTGATAGCACAGTTTTTCACCGAGTCAGTTTTGGTCACTTGCCTGTCTTTTCTTCTTTCTGTCATCATCGTTCAATTGTCGCTGCCATTTTTCAACGAAGTGGCAGACAAGCAGATAGCAATCCTTTGGAATAACCCGATTTTCTGGATGATTGGCATTGGCTTCACCTTATTCACAGGCCTTATTGCAGGCAGCTATCCTGCGCTCTACCTCTCATCGATACAATCGGTGAGAGCGCTCAAAGGCACCTACAAAGCAGGCCGTATGGCGACTATTCCACGCAAAGTGTTGGTGGTCATTCAATTCTCCATTTCCTTTATTTTGATCGTGGGCACACTGGTCGTATTTAAGCAGATCGAATTTGCCAGAAACAGACCCCTGGGTTATGACTCAAACGGCCTGGTGGCTATGCCTCTCCTGACCAATGATATTCATGACCATTTTGAAGCCGTCAAAACAGAGCTGACAAACGCTGGCGCCATCGTAGAAATGGCTGAATCGGAGAGCCCGCTCACTAGCACCTGGTCAACTACCAGTGGCTTCGACTGGCCCGGTAAAGATCCCGCTCTTTCGGTCGATTTCCCTACGGTAGGTGTTTCCTTCGACTTTGGCCAAACCATTGGCTGGGAGGTAACACAGGGCCGGGACTTCTCAAAAGAATTTGGATCGGACAGCTCAGCGGTGATTTTAAATGAGGCGGCTGTTGCATTTATGGGTCTGCCAAGTCCGGTGGGAGAAACTGTGAAATGGTTTGGCGATCCGCTAAAGGTGGTGGGTGTTGTCAAAGACGTCATTGCCAGCTCTCCTTATGAGCCCGTGGCGCCTACTGTCTACTATGTTAACAATGACCCCGGCAACTATGTGATCGCCAAGCTCAATCCCACTGTGAGCGGCAGCGATGCCATGGCAACTATTGAAGCCGTCTTCACTACATTCAACCCATCTCAACCGTTCGAATATCAGTTTGTTGACGAGGCATATGCGAGGAAATTTGGCAACGAACAGCGGATTGGCAAGCTGGCCACCGCTTTCGCATCTTTGGCCATCTTTATCAGCTGTTTGGGCATTTTTGGGCTGGCCTCATTCGTGGCAGAGCAACGCACCAAGGAAATTGGTGTGAGAAAAGTGTTGGGTGCTTCACTGTTCGACCTTTGGAAACTGCTTTCCAGGGACTTTGCGGCTCTTGTGGTCATATCATCTCTCGTGTCCATTCCAATGGCCTACTATCTGCTGACTGGCTGGCTTGATAACTATGAGTACCATACCACGCTCAACTGGTGGGTGTTCGTAGTCACGCTGGCAGGCACACTCATTATCACGCTGGCGACTGTCAGCTACCAAACCATCCGGGCGGCGATGGTGAACCCCGGTAGAAGCCTGAAAAGCGAGTAG